A genome region from Nocardia sp. NBC_00565 includes the following:
- a CDS encoding HD domain-containing protein has product MTTDANARSEFSVPTTELAVAADELARSVSPEFIYNHAMRGYLFGREVAAAMGMRAGVDYDDELVFLASILHDLGATEHANGNQRFEVDGADAAAEFLTSLGLDQDRVKLVWNAIALHTSDGLCHRFGPTEAVTQMGIGVDIIGRFRDKLSPEFADRVHAAYPRYNLGYALSETIANQVHANPAKMASPMSFPAHVYQLQYPDHAARVTWHDILDASGWADKPIAR; this is encoded by the coding sequence ATGACCACCGACGCTAACGCGCGATCGGAATTCAGCGTGCCGACGACGGAGTTGGCTGTCGCCGCCGATGAACTGGCCCGATCGGTGTCACCGGAGTTCATCTACAACCACGCTATGCGCGGCTACTTGTTCGGGCGTGAGGTCGCGGCAGCGATGGGTATGCGGGCCGGTGTCGACTACGACGACGAACTCGTGTTCCTGGCGTCCATCTTGCACGACCTGGGCGCGACCGAGCACGCCAACGGCAACCAGCGCTTCGAGGTGGATGGCGCCGATGCCGCCGCTGAGTTCCTTACCAGCCTGGGTCTGGACCAAGATCGTGTGAAGCTGGTGTGGAATGCCATTGCACTGCACACCAGCGACGGTCTGTGTCACCGCTTTGGGCCCACGGAAGCAGTGACCCAGATGGGGATCGGAGTCGACATCATCGGGCGGTTCCGGGACAAGCTCTCACCGGAATTCGCGGACCGGGTGCACGCGGCATATCCACGCTACAACCTGGGGTATGCCCTGTCCGAGACGATTGCCAACCAGGTGCACGCGAACCCCGCGAAGATGGCATCGCCGATGAGCTTCCCCGCGCACGTGTATCAGCTGCAATACCCGGACCACGCCGCCAGGGTCACCTGGCACGACATTCTGGACGCGTCAGGGTGGGCCGATAAGCCGATAGCGCGCTGA
- a CDS encoding YybH family protein — MTGQPTANSAAPAKFAETPQRLAELFVERLAAGDLDGLVELYEAGALFAPNPATEVSGSAAIREQLVGYVSGGARITLDLRRIAVIEDIALMSSDATVVGFGEQPLVTTTTEVARRQQDGRWLYAVDHPFFNH, encoded by the coding sequence ATGACAGGTCAACCCACCGCGAACAGTGCGGCCCCCGCCAAGTTCGCTGAAACGCCGCAACGGCTCGCGGAGCTTTTCGTCGAACGTCTGGCTGCCGGTGACCTCGACGGCTTGGTCGAGCTTTATGAAGCAGGGGCATTGTTCGCGCCGAACCCGGCGACGGAGGTCAGTGGCAGTGCCGCGATCCGCGAGCAGCTGGTCGGCTACGTGAGTGGCGGTGCTCGGATCACCCTCGATCTGCGCAGGATCGCAGTGATCGAGGACATCGCGCTGATGTCGAGCGACGCCACGGTGGTCGGTTTCGGTGAGCAGCCGCTGGTCACGACGACCACGGAGGTTGCACGCCGCCAGCAGGACGGTCGATGGCTCTACGCAGTCGACCACCCGTTCTTCAATCACTGA
- a CDS encoding GlxA family transcriptional regulator, whose product MKIVAVLALDEVVGFELAVPGQVFGTANLLTAVPTYEVRIVAPGRRARTDSLFGALDLRTDWDLATLADAHTIVVPGRAPTHADPPPKVLDALRAAHARGARIASVCTGAFILAAAGLLDGRRAATHWEHADTLAKRYPQVDVDPTVLYIEDGTVCTSAGVAAGLDLCLHLVRRDLGAAVATDTARHTVMPPQRQGGQAQFITHPAPPDTDVMLGDTLQWMNANLHRPLTLADIADHAALSVRSLNRHFRSQIGTTPLQWLLNARVRYARELLETTDTTVEIVARHAGFANATAMRPHFVRQTGVPPLSYRANFRATHPPGLTPIQDADPVVRPIIADPTWTRRVRGRVRIDVPTVPLGHWA is encoded by the coding sequence ATGAAGATCGTCGCAGTTCTCGCGCTCGACGAGGTGGTCGGCTTCGAACTCGCAGTCCCCGGCCAGGTGTTCGGCACCGCCAACCTCCTCACGGCAGTACCCACCTATGAAGTTCGTATCGTCGCGCCCGGACGTCGGGCGCGCACCGATTCCCTTTTCGGCGCACTCGATTTGCGCACCGACTGGGATCTGGCCACGCTCGCCGACGCACACACCATCGTCGTCCCCGGCCGTGCGCCCACACACGCCGATCCGCCGCCGAAGGTGCTGGACGCATTGCGCGCGGCGCACGCGCGCGGCGCACGCATCGCGTCGGTGTGTACCGGCGCCTTCATCTTGGCTGCCGCTGGGCTGCTCGACGGCCGCCGTGCCGCCACGCATTGGGAGCACGCCGACACATTGGCGAAGCGATACCCACAGGTCGATGTCGATCCGACGGTGCTCTACATCGAGGACGGCACGGTGTGCACGTCCGCGGGCGTGGCTGCCGGACTCGACCTATGCCTCCATCTGGTACGCCGCGATCTCGGCGCCGCAGTCGCCACTGATACCGCACGCCACACCGTCATGCCGCCCCAGCGCCAGGGCGGGCAGGCACAGTTCATCACCCACCCTGCCCCGCCCGACACCGACGTTATGCTCGGCGACACCTTGCAATGGATGAACGCCAACCTGCACCGCCCCCTGACCCTCGCCGACATCGCCGACCACGCTGCACTCAGCGTGCGAAGCCTCAACCGGCACTTCCGATCCCAGATCGGGACCACGCCGCTGCAATGGCTGCTCAATGCGCGAGTACGCTATGCCCGCGAGCTTCTCGAAACTACGGACACCACCGTCGAAATCGTTGCTCGCCATGCGGGATTCGCGAACGCCACCGCCATGCGCCCCCACTTCGTACGCCAGACCGGTGTGCCACCCCTGAGCTACCGAGCGAATTTCCGGGCCACACACCCACCCGGTCTGACGCCGATACAGGATGCCGACCCAGTCGTGCGGCCAATCATCGCGGACCCCACATGGACTCGGCGGGTGCGCGGGCGTGTACGGATCGACGTTCCGACAGTCCCTCTGGGACACTGGGCGTGA